The following coding sequences lie in one Oncorhynchus gorbuscha isolate QuinsamMale2020 ecotype Even-year linkage group LG10, OgorEven_v1.0, whole genome shotgun sequence genomic window:
- the LOC124046253 gene encoding mitochondrial basic amino acids transporter-like translates to MDFTLDFAAGCIGGAAGVLVGHPFDTVKVRLQVQSVDRPLYRGTYHCFQSIIRQESMTGLYKGIGSPMMGLTFINAIVFGVQGNAMRRLGHDTPLNQFLAGASAGALQSIICCPMELAKTRMQLQGLGERKSKQKLYKNSLDCLVRIYRKEGFCGINRGMVTTLVRETPGFGIYFLTYDVLTRHLGCEPDDPYMILKLLFAGGMSGIASWISTYPVDVIKSRLQADGVGGHNKYNGIADCMRQSMKREGWRVFTRGLTSTLLRAFPVNATTFATVTLFLMYMRNDEGGITDCEPLPAHSSLTASPQQAQPSSL, encoded by the exons ATGGACTTTACATTGGACTTTGCGGCAGGATGCATAGGAG GTGCTGCAGGTGTTTTGGTTGGCCATCCTTTTGATACTGTAAAG gtacGACTCCAAGTTCAGAGTGTGGACAGACCTCTGTACCGCGGCACGTATCACTGCTTCCAGTCTATCATACGACAAGAGTCG ATGACAGGGCTCTACAAAGGCATCGGCTCCCCCATGATGGGCCTGACCTTCATCAATGCCATCGTGTTCGGTGTCCAGGGCAACGCCATGCGCAGGCTGGGCCACGACACACCGCTCAACCAGTTCCTGGCTGGGGCTTCGGCGGGGGCATTGCAGAGCATCATTTGCTGCCCTATGGAGCTGGCCAAGACACGGATGCAGCTGCAGGGCTTGGGCGAGAGGAAGTCCAAGCAGAAGTTGTACAAGAACTCACTGGACTGCCTGGTGCGCATCTACCGGAAGGAGGGCTTCTGCGGAATCAACCGGGGAATGGTGACCACGCTGGTCCGTGAGACGCCGGGCTTTGGGATCTACTTCTTGACCTACGATGTCCTGACGCGCCACTTGGGCTGCGAGCCCGACGACCCCTACATGATCCTTAAGTTGCTGTTTGCCGGCGGCATGTCGGGCATCGCCTCGTGGATCTCCACCTACCCCGTGGACGTCATAAAATCCCGGCTCCAGGCGGATGGCGTGGGTGGCCACAACAAGTACAACGGCATTGCAGACTGCATGCGTCAGAGCATGAAGCGGGAGGGCTGGCGGGTGTTCACGCGTGGCCTCACCTCCACACTGCTTCGGGCATTCCCAGTCAACGCCACAACCTTTGCCACCGTGACTCTGTTCCTCATGTACATGCGGAACGACGAGGGCGGCATCACAGACTGCGAGCCCCTACCCGCCCACTCCTCACTCACTGCGAGCCCACAGCAGGCCCAGCCCTCAAGCCTGTGA